A region from the Desulfuromonas acetexigens genome encodes:
- a CDS encoding DUF1156 domain-containing protein, whose translation MSIEKNFDIPFIAALALREKQIQQNYRPIIAVHKWFARRPGTLFRGLILSEFSSSPLREAFYSANNLSGIAIADPFMGGGTPLIEANRLGCDVLGYDINPMAWWIVNREIEHLDLARYRQSATGLMTALENEAGSFYRTRCLKCGSGEAHVKYFLWVKEQTCHQCGNEFDLFPGYLLAEDKRHPENIFICPACGDLNGVRDRKNPGRCDSCDRPLTLGGPARRNKCACPRCGAINTYPTPTAGPPRHRMFAIEYHCRHCKPTHQGRFFKKPEDSDLAAYAGASARLRQTTARFVPDDDIPPGDETTRLLRWGYRRYSEMFNNRQLLGLELSGRLIAAEQDDRVKNALVTNLSDLLRYQNMLCRYDTMALKSLDIFSVHGFPVGLVQCESNLLGIANGGGVSVGSGGWSNILEKYLKAKTYCDFPFETRIEGSRKVQVPIAGEWIGDRNNGKPGEKQRAVRLHCGSATLAELPPASLDGVFTDPPYFGNVQYAELMDFCYAWVRRLVGEGIPELASHTTRNRDELTGNVTMERGLDHFAEGLSQVFRNMTKALKPGRPLAFTYHHNRLEAYLPIAMAILDAGLACTVALPCPAEMGASIHISGTGSSVVDTVFVCRSTGAISRRTLARTTEDLAGLIAEDLEKLREGNLKPTPGDIRCLSHGHLIRIAIWNLRPNWDGNLPAREKLGRLTRHLASLPQVAEIEAVIATGSPEPLRLAVNEASATYGTKSEYLHF comes from the coding sequence ATGAGCATAGAAAAAAACTTCGACATCCCCTTCATCGCCGCCCTCGCCTTGAGGGAGAAACAGATTCAGCAGAACTATCGCCCGATCATTGCCGTGCATAAGTGGTTCGCCCGCCGCCCCGGCACCTTGTTCCGGGGCCTGATTCTTTCCGAATTCAGTTCCTCCCCTCTGCGTGAAGCATTCTACTCCGCCAACAATTTAAGCGGCATCGCCATCGCCGATCCCTTCATGGGCGGCGGCACACCACTCATCGAAGCCAACCGCCTCGGCTGCGATGTGCTCGGCTACGACATCAACCCGATGGCCTGGTGGATCGTCAACCGGGAAATCGAACATCTCGATCTGGCGCGATACCGTCAATCGGCCACCGGACTGATGACGGCGCTCGAAAACGAAGCCGGTTCGTTTTACCGCACCCGCTGTCTGAAATGCGGCTCCGGCGAAGCCCACGTAAAATATTTTCTCTGGGTCAAGGAGCAAACCTGTCACCAGTGCGGGAACGAGTTCGATCTTTTTCCCGGCTACCTGCTGGCCGAGGACAAACGCCACCCGGAAAACATCTTCATTTGCCCGGCCTGCGGCGATCTGAACGGCGTTCGCGACCGTAAAAATCCAGGCCGGTGCGATTCCTGCGACCGCCCGTTGACCCTGGGAGGACCGGCCAGGCGAAATAAATGCGCCTGTCCGCGCTGCGGCGCGATTAATACCTATCCCACCCCAACCGCCGGGCCGCCCCGACACCGGATGTTCGCCATCGAATACCATTGCCGTCACTGCAAACCGACCCACCAGGGGCGTTTTTTCAAAAAGCCCGAGGACAGTGATCTGGCGGCCTATGCCGGGGCATCGGCACGGTTGCGGCAAACCACGGCCCGTTTCGTTCCGGACGATGACATTCCGCCAGGGGACGAGACCACGCGACTACTCCGCTGGGGCTATCGTCGTTATTCGGAAATGTTCAACAACCGGCAGTTGCTCGGCCTGGAATTGAGCGGCCGGCTCATCGCCGCCGAACAGGATGACCGGGTCAAAAACGCCCTCGTCACCAACCTCTCGGATCTCCTCCGCTACCAGAACATGCTTTGCCGTTATGACACCATGGCCCTGAAATCCCTCGATATTTTTTCGGTGCATGGATTTCCGGTCGGGCTCGTCCAATGCGAATCGAACCTGCTCGGCATCGCCAATGGCGGAGGAGTGAGCGTGGGGAGCGGCGGCTGGTCGAACATCTTGGAGAAGTACCTGAAAGCAAAAACCTATTGCGATTTCCCCTTCGAGACCCGCATCGAAGGAAGCCGAAAGGTTCAGGTGCCGATTGCCGGCGAGTGGATCGGCGACCGGAATAACGGTAAACCGGGCGAAAAACAGCGCGCGGTCCGCCTCCATTGCGGCAGCGCCACCCTCGCTGAACTGCCCCCGGCGAGTCTGGATGGGGTTTTTACCGACCCCCCCTATTTCGGCAACGTCCAATACGCCGAATTGATGGACTTCTGCTACGCCTGGGTGCGACGACTCGTCGGGGAAGGCATCCCGGAACTCGCCTCTCATACAACCCGCAACCGAGACGAGCTGACCGGAAATGTCACCATGGAACGGGGGCTTGACCACTTCGCCGAAGGACTTTCCCAAGTCTTCCGCAACATGACAAAAGCGCTGAAACCCGGACGGCCGCTGGCGTTCACTTATCACCATAACCGTCTGGAAGCATACTTGCCCATCGCCATGGCGATCCTCGACGCCGGTCTCGCCTGCACCGTCGCCCTCCCCTGCCCGGCAGAAATGGGTGCGTCCATTCACATCAGCGGTACCGGCTCGTCCGTCGTCGACACGGTTTTCGTCTGCCGGTCGACAGGTGCCATTTCCCGCCGAACCTTGGCAAGAACCACGGAGGATTTGGCCGGGCTCATTGCCGAGGATCTCGAAAAACTCCGCGAGGGGAATCTGAAACCAACACCTGGCGATATCCGTTGTCTCAGCCACGGGCATCTGATTCGCATCGCCATCTGGAACTTGAGACCGAACTGGGACGGAAACCTTCCCGCCCGCGAAAAACTGGGCCGGTTAACCCGACATTTGGCATCGCTGCCGCAAGTGGCCGAGATCGAAGCCGTCATCGCTACCGGGAGCCCCGAGCCGCTTCGTCTTGCCGTCAACGAAGCATCGGCAACCTACGGAACGAAATCCGAATATTTGCACTTTTAA
- a CDS encoding DUF2157 domain-containing protein — MNKEEAQRRVDRMLAFREELAQLESEGLLSLTEEERRRLDTYHRGLQSELSRLFDIDVTGTEKQLSWGMRIVSLLGALAISAAIFFFFYRFWGLLATSAQVAILIAAPLLATIAADFAARRERSGYFTGILALVALTCFILDLSVIGRIFNIIPSQNAFLAWSAFALLLAYGYGLRLMLVAGMVCLLAFLAATVGTWSGCYWLSFGERPENFIVAGALLTLVPLIPHRRHPRFANSYRIFGLLTIFIAILILANWGHGSYLPWTTKAIEYGYQTAGFVLAAGVIALGIRRRWAGVTNLGATFFVLYLYTKFFDWWWDWLPKYQFFLLLGLVAIGLLLVLQRLRGARREVHP, encoded by the coding sequence ATGAATAAAGAAGAAGCGCAACGGCGCGTTGATCGGATGCTGGCGTTTCGGGAGGAGTTGGCACAGCTTGAATCGGAAGGGCTGCTGTCGCTGACGGAAGAGGAACGCCGCCGACTCGACACCTACCACCGGGGATTGCAGAGCGAACTGTCGCGGCTTTTCGATATCGACGTGACCGGGACGGAAAAACAGCTTTCCTGGGGGATGCGCATTGTCTCCCTGCTGGGCGCGCTGGCTATCTCGGCAGCGATTTTCTTTTTTTTCTACCGCTTCTGGGGACTGCTCGCGACCTCGGCGCAAGTGGCCATCCTGATCGCCGCGCCGCTGCTCGCCACGATCGCCGCCGACTTCGCCGCCCGCCGGGAACGCTCCGGCTATTTCACCGGCATCCTCGCCCTGGTCGCCCTGACCTGTTTTATCCTCGACCTCTCCGTGATCGGCCGGATCTTCAACATCATCCCGAGCCAGAATGCCTTTCTCGCTTGGAGCGCTTTCGCCCTGCTGCTCGCCTACGGCTACGGCCTGCGGTTGATGCTGGTCGCCGGCATGGTTTGCCTGCTAGCCTTTCTCGCCGCCACCGTCGGCACCTGGAGCGGCTGCTACTGGCTCTCCTTCGGCGAGCGGCCGGAAAACTTCATCGTCGCCGGCGCCTTGCTGACCCTGGTTCCCTTGATCCCCCATCGCCGTCATCCCCGGTTCGCCAACAGCTACCGGATTTTCGGCCTGTTGACCATTTTCATCGCCATCCTCATCCTCGCCAACTGGGGCCACGGCAGTTATCTCCCCTGGACCACCAAAGCCATCGAATATGGATACCAGACCGCCGGATTTGTCCTTGCCGCCGGGGTGATCGCCCTGGGCATCCGCCGCCGCTGGGCCGGAGTGACCAATCTCGGCGCGACCTTTTTCGTGCTTTACCTGTACACCAAGTTCTTCGACTGGTGGTGGGACTGGCTGCCCAAATACCAGTTCTTTCTGCTGCTCGGCCTGGTCGCCATCGGTCTGCTGCTGGTACTG